The genomic interval AGGATCGTTGCCCAAAGTCCTCCACGGCGACGTGTCATAACCGGCATGATCCAGATGGCAATACCTGCAATCAATATAATAGCCCCAGCAATATACCATTTGACAAACAGCAATGTAATAATAAGAAGTGCTGCCGTAACCATGCCAATTGCCGGAATTATACCAGGCATTCCTTCCCGGTATAATACGATTGCAAATGAAGCAAATACGAGCATAGAACCTGTCTCGTTAGACAGCAAAATTAAAAATGCAGGCAGCAGAATTATACCTATAATCGGATAATAATCTTTGAACTTCCGGGTCAGGCTTATAGCCGGATCGCTCAGATATTTGGATATAGCGAGACTGATTGCCAGTTTGGAAAATTCGGCCGGCTGTAGCGAAATAGCGCCAAATTTTATCCAGGAACGTGACCCGTTAATATTGGTACCGGCGAACAAAACAAGTATTAGAAAGAAAATGACAATGGCATAAATGATGAATGAAAAAGTTTCGTAAAACTTGTAATCAATCACCAGGATACAAATAATCAGTAACGCGGCAGTTCCAATCCACATTAATTGCTTTCCGGCATTGTTAGATAAATCAAATATACTGGTACGCACTTCCGGATTATAAACCGCAGCATAAATATTTACCCAACCTATTAAAAGACAGGCTATATAGATCAGTACTACTACCCAATCGACATTCTTTGTGATAGGTTTACCTTCTGACATCTTTTGAATTATTTTGATTTTTCAATAACATATTTATTTCCTGATTCACAAACATATTATCGGAGAAGTCTACTCTTGGTTGTATCGACGGTAATGGGTTTTGCCTGGCCAGTAATCACTACCTTTCCAAGAAAATTGGCTTCGAACATTTTTTTCTCCAGAGCTTTATTGGTGATTTTCCGTGTCAGGTATTTTTCTATGATTAAGTTGGCAATCGGCGCCGCTGCTGATCCTCCAGCTCCTGCGTTTTCTACAAAAACCGCAATTGCTATTTTAGGATCATCTATCGGAGCAAATGCAATAAAAATCGAGCTGTCATCTCCCTTCTTGTTTTGCGATGTTCCTGTTTTACCAGCAATCTGGATCCCTTCCACACGTGAGCGGCGCGCTGTTCCGCCTTCCACAGCTCCAAGCATTCCTTCTATGACCGGATCAAAATTGTGGGGAGAAACACCTGTTTCGTGGCGAACCTTGTATTTCTCATCAAGTTTCTTGTTGTCCCCCACTCCGGTTATTACATGAGGAGTATAGTAATAACCTCTGTTTGCAATAATAGCTGCAACGTTAGCCATCTTCAATGGTGTAATCAGAATTTCCCCTTCGCCAATACTAATCGAATAAATATTAGAAAATTTCCAGCGGTTTTCTCCATAAATTTTGTCGTAATAATTTTTATCCGGCAAATTCCCTTTTCTCTCACTTGGCAAATCAATACCAAGCTGCTGTCCGATACCAAATTTGCTGACACGGTCATGCCATTCCTGCAAACCTACGGCCGAGGCTTTGAACGTATTGGTAATATTATTGCTGTAAACAATTCTTCTGAAAACGTTATAAAAATATGGGTTACAGGAATGAGTTACGCCTAACGCAACTGTGGAAGTGGCAGGATGATTATGGCAATGCATCGGACAATTGGCATGGTTGAAACCGCTTCCCGGTGTAATAACACCTTCCTGAAGGCCAATCAATGCCTGTATTAATTTAAAAGTAGATCCCGGTCTGTAACTCGCCATAACAGGCCTGTTAAACAAGGGTTTGAACGGATTCTGGATCAACGCAGAATAATTCTTGGAGAAATAACGGTTTGCCAGTATTTTAGGATCATAAGTCGGAGCAGAAACCATTGATATAATTTCCCCTGTTTTAGGGTCAATGGCAACCACACTACCTACTTTGTTAACCATCAAACTATCAGCATATTGCTGGACTTCCAGATCAATTCCCGAATATAAGTTTGCTCCTGCTACGGCCATGGTATCCAATTCCCCGCCTTTCCACGGACCTTTATAAACACCGCTCACGTTTTGCATCACAAACTTTGTCCCACGTTTTCCACGCAGTTCATTCTCATATATCTTTTCAATCCCACTCTGGCCGATGTAATCACTTTGCCTGTAATACGGCTCTTCCTGCTTTTCAAGCTGTCCTTTTGTAATTTCACTCACATACCCAAGCGTATTGGCCAAGGTTGGAGCTGTGTAAGTTCGGAGGGAACTCTTAGCAAACTGAAAACCACCATAATCTACCATTACATCCTGAATGGAGGCAAAATCTTCTTTGGAAAGTTGTCGTAAAAATAAAGAAGGTTTTACGCGACTGTAAGCACTTGCGGCGGCCATTAAGCTATCGAAATCTCTTCTTTCAATGCCTAAAACTTTGCAAAACCGAAGGGTATCATCGACGCGGGCTTTATATGGAGTAACAAGTAAATCGTAAACAGGTGTGTTATATACGATCAGCTTTCCGGTGCGGTCATAAATCTGTCCACGGAAAGGTATCTCAATAACCCGTTTTATAGAATTACTGGATGATACAATGGAATAACTTTCATCCAGTACCTGTAAGTAAAAAAGTCGCGACAGGTATATTAAACCTATTATAACAAAAAATCCAATGATGACAAAGCGACGATTTTCAAGCATTCTGCACTAAATATTCCGGTTCTCTCAATTTTTCCACGAAGTTCGCGATATGTAAAGACATATCAAAGCAGATACATCCTGTTATTTGTAATTTTCCAAGACAGTTTTATGAATATAATTAAATAAAATTCATGTTACTCTCCCTTTGCTACAACCATAATCACATCCTCTTTATCCACTATAACGGCGCCCTCCGGCATTCCTTTCAATTTACGGACATATTTTTTTGGTGTGACAATTACAGGGCACAAACTATCTGTCTTTCTTTTTGAATAAAATGCGGCTAATTCTGCTGCACGTTCAATTACAGGAGAAGGGAATTTCTTTCCAGGCTGATTTTTGATAATAACATGTGAACCTGAAACGTCACGTGCGTGAAGCCATAAATCTTCTTTAAAAGCATATTGCTTTGTTAATACATCATTATTTTTTGCGTTACGGCCAATCAAAATGGTATAACCCATGAACTCTACTTTTTTGAAAAGTTCCGCAACAGTAACCGCATTGGAATTTACCGGTCCGTTCAATGCATTTGTTTTAATAAACGTCCTTAGTTCGCGCAAGATTTCTATTTTTTCAATAGCGGCAAGATATCCCTGCATTTTTATCTTTTCAGCCTCCCTGGCTTGCAGGCTGTCATTTAACCGTGAAAGCTCAATTTTCTCATTTTTAGATTTACGATAATAATTTTCCGCATTTTTCTGGGGTGACAAATCCTTTTTCAGTTTAATTTTTATAGGCTTGTCATGATAAAAATCAAACAACTCAATACTTTCAATCCTTGCCGGAATCTGATGCAAATTGGCCATGAGAATATTTGCCATTTCATCATTCCTGCCACCTTCTTCCAGTTGAACTAACTTTTTGAATGTATTTTCCAGATAATGATCGGTCTGCTGAATCCGCTTATTCAGAATCCTGATAATTTCAGCCTTTTCTTTCTCGATGCCATTAAGCCGGATATATGCATAATAAAAGGCATTTAATGCTTCTATAGGTTTATCATATTTAGCCTCAACCTCCCCTACTGACAATAGAGAAAGTGCAGGTGTAAGCTCTATTCTGGTAATATAAAACTCTGGTTTGCTCAAATCCTGTAAAAGATTCTGAATGATTTTCCAGCGCTTTTCAGGTACTGATTCCCCTTCTAATAATTTACGCAGATGCGTATTGACCAGTTTACCAAAAGTTGGAAAAAGTGTTTCGTGTCGTAAATCGCTTTGAATATATGCGTCAAAGGTCTGGTCGATAGACCGGTCAAGTGATGCAGGTGTCAGAGAATAATCCGCAGCAAGCTTGTTATTAAACAATTCCGTCACTTTATAATTGACATCAAAAGCAATTATATTGGATCTGTTCCCAAAAAGCTTAAATACCAATGTCTGGTTTCGAAACCTGATTTCAATTGCCCGTTCATTCAGAAACACGCGTACCCCGTTAACTTTTTGTCCGTAAAAACTGGTAAACAAATTGACGCTGTTTCGTCTTGCCCGGTCGAACTTATCAG from Dyadobacter sp. NIV53 carries:
- a CDS encoding NFACT RNA binding domain-containing protein, with the translated sequence MHQNYYFLKKLAPQLHTELAGKLLIETFSQEKDELILVFAESETDGILQNPFFIKATLRSNFACLSFPDKFDRARRNSVNLFTSFYGQKVNGVRVFLNERAIEIRFRNQTLVFKLFGNRSNIIAFDVNYKVTELFNNKLAADYSLTPASLDRSIDQTFDAYIQSDLRHETLFPTFGKLVNTHLRKLLEGESVPEKRWKIIQNLLQDLSKPEFYITRIELTPALSLLSVGEVEAKYDKPIEALNAFYYAYIRLNGIEKEKAEIIRILNKRIQQTDHYLENTFKKLVQLEEGGRNDEMANILMANLHQIPARIESIELFDFYHDKPIKIKLKKDLSPQKNAENYYRKSKNEKIELSRLNDSLQAREAEKIKMQGYLAAIEKIEILRELRTFIKTNALNGPVNSNAVTVAELFKKVEFMGYTILIGRNAKNNDVLTKQYAFKEDLWLHARDVSGSHVIIKNQPGKKFPSPVIERAAELAAFYSKRKTDSLCPVIVTPKKYVRKLKGMPEGAVIVDKEDVIMVVAKGE
- the rodA gene encoding rod shape-determining protein RodA: MSEGKPITKNVDWVVVLIYIACLLIGWVNIYAAVYNPEVRTSIFDLSNNAGKQLMWIGTAALLIICILVIDYKFYETFSFIIYAIVIFFLILVLFAGTNINGSRSWIKFGAISLQPAEFSKLAISLAISKYLSDPAISLTRKFKDYYPIIGIILLPAFLILLSNETGSMLVFASFAIVLYREGMPGIIPAIGMVTAALLIITLLFVKWYIAGAIILIAGIAIWIMPVMTRRRGGLWATILIAGVMIGVVFGVDFFMNNVLQKHQRGRIMVLLDPDSDPRGIGWNVIQSKIAIGSGRFTGKGFLQGTQTKFDFVPEQSTDFIFCTVGEEHGFLGSALVVILFISLIARLVVLAERQRSRFARVYGYCVAGIIFFHFLVNVGMTVGLMPVIGIPLPFFSYGGSSLWSFSILLFIFLKIDAQRPFTLSRG
- the mrdA gene encoding penicillin-binding protein 2 — translated: MLENRRFVIIGFFVIIGLIYLSRLFYLQVLDESYSIVSSSNSIKRVIEIPFRGQIYDRTGKLIVYNTPVYDLLVTPYKARVDDTLRFCKVLGIERRDFDSLMAAASAYSRVKPSLFLRQLSKEDFASIQDVMVDYGGFQFAKSSLRTYTAPTLANTLGYVSEITKGQLEKQEEPYYRQSDYIGQSGIEKIYENELRGKRGTKFVMQNVSGVYKGPWKGGELDTMAVAGANLYSGIDLEVQQYADSLMVNKVGSVVAIDPKTGEIISMVSAPTYDPKILANRYFSKNYSALIQNPFKPLFNRPVMASYRPGSTFKLIQALIGLQEGVITPGSGFNHANCPMHCHNHPATSTVALGVTHSCNPYFYNVFRRIVYSNNITNTFKASAVGLQEWHDRVSKFGIGQQLGIDLPSERKGNLPDKNYYDKIYGENRWKFSNIYSISIGEGEILITPLKMANVAAIIANRGYYYTPHVITGVGDNKKLDEKYKVRHETGVSPHNFDPVIEGMLGAVEGGTARRSRVEGIQIAGKTGTSQNKKGDDSSIFIAFAPIDDPKIAIAVFVENAGAGGSAAAPIANLIIEKYLTRKITNKALEKKMFEANFLGKVVITGQAKPITVDTTKSRLLR